A window of Melopsittacus undulatus isolate bMelUnd1 chromosome 10, bMelUnd1.mat.Z, whole genome shotgun sequence genomic DNA:
TGGCCTCTCTGATGAAGTTCACTGCCCACCCCATCACTCTGCAcatggggctgtatggggaaGCAGACACAGTAAGACAGTAAAACTGGTTGCATTGGTACAGGGGAGGGGGGACAAAATGTTGTGGGGAGACAGGAGATAGCAACTCCTCAGGATAACTCCATCACAAGGAACCTAGGCTGGCCCTGTTGGATGCTTTAACCTTGCTGTCAGTGAACACTGGACCTCTTCTCTGTGCCAAAATAGGAATGAATTGAACTAAGCCCGTGGGGTAGGTGTGGCATAAAACCTGAATTCGGTCTCACCTCCATCCTCAATTaccattaattaattaaaacacaCTCATTATACAGGCAAAACTCCTACTGTGGATCCAGGGATCAGATCCTGCTGGGGtttgctcccactgcagcagcccaCAAGGGACTCTGCATTAGGCAGAGCAATGGGGACACATTTTCCTCAATACAGGGAAGTTGGGAATACTGAAATAACCCCAAAGCAATCCCTGCGTGGAGCTGAGCGTGCAGCAGGATtgccccatggctgcagctCTCTCTGATGGAGTACTCTGAAGGAAAGgatcacatcccctttgcagctgctgtgcaCAACTCAAGGACACAGCATCATTCCCGGGGGGGCTTCCCATGGTGGGAGAACACCATAAAACCTCCTCCACCTCACCATCAGGAGGTGGTTTCTAATGACCCAGGTGGGTTTTATTGTAACGGAGCAGGATTTGACGCTGGGGCTCTGAATGTGTCACCTGCAGAGGGCTATTTAACAAGTGGGCTGTGCTTTATCTTCCTGTTGTCTGCAGCCATGGACAAGCCAAGAGTCCATCCCTGCAGGACCCGCCACCTAGCAGAGCTTGGGGCATTTATAAACTGATTTATCTCATGTCTGCCTTCCCTTAACACCCATATTCTGATGGGAAGGGGGGTTTGTGGGTGCTTGGGGCTGTTTATACCATGGTTATCTCTTGGCTTGGGGCATAAAGTAAATCCTTAAGATGTTGATTGTCCTGTGGAAAGCACAGGCTGTTTGGTCACGTGCAAGAAAACGAGAAATGAAGCATCAGTGTTTTAGCTGTAAAGCCAAGGAGCTCCAGCTGACATTCAGGACACCCCTTTCCATACAGCCTACCCTGTGGTGCCATCACACTAAATGACTTATGGTCGCTTTGAGGTCCGAGGCTGCCCAGAACAACTGacacttcattttctgcatAACCAGGGCAATTCAACAGAATTTCCCTTTTAGATATCCTCCCCCCCCAGatccaaaaccaaagcaaaagaCAGTTTCTAGGTGTTGGGAAAACCCAATCAAAACCCCTTCAGCATCATTTTACAGTGGGACCTGTGGCTCAGGCAACCCAGGCAGGGCCCATGGGCTTTGCTTATGGGAAATGGGGGAatccccatcctgcagcagtTCAGAGCCCAGCCAAGCTTCCCATGTGATGGTCACATCACACACAGTGATGGTCAGAACAAAGCACTGAAATCAGCTTCCAAACAGCtccccccagcccagctccaccACTGATTTACCCTGAGACCACCCATCCCCGAGCCTCAGTTTAcccaactgcagccacagctctatTTAACCTCTTTGACTGCACAGACATTGCATGTGGCACTCTGTAAGAGCAAAACACATTAACACAGCAGCACCAAAGTCTGCTTTTGCCTAAGGTGGGAATGTCCAGCAGCGAAAGGACCGGGATCGTTGCATTCCCAGCATACTGCTCTGTTTGCAGCCAGCCAGCCTAAGTGACAATGTTAGGAGTGACTTTTAAGATCCCCATGACTTTAATTGGAAAGGGCATTTTTAACCGCCCAGCAAAGAGCTGTGTGATGCTGCCAGCTGCAGCCACTGTTCCCAGCAGAGCTTCATGCCTGGAATCGCTGTTATTCCCCTGGTGTGTGATAGGGATATCATGTGTGAACTGACAGAGCAGGCACACCAATGGGTTTCAGCTGCACAAGCTCCTGGAGACAAGAAATAGCCCCTGAACATCAATATGCCCTCAGGGAGGGCCAgacacaaaccccaaaatgaCCTGCGTGCCTATAGGAAGGTTTCCAAACCCTCTGCATGTGCTTTAATCAGTGAACTTCACTGATACATGGGAAACACTTTATTCCCAGTAATTGCCCTTTGACAGCTCTAACAAGCAGGATCTGCTGGGGATGGTAATGATTAAAATGCTGACTCACAGGGGTTTTGCCGTGCTGGCTTTGTGCTCACTTGGAAGGTATTTTGCATCCTTGCTTCCAACCAACCTGCAATTTCAATCCCCCGGCTGCAAACAGTTTGTGGCTTTGCACAACTGACTCCAGGTTTCCCTTTGCTGTGTCTGGAGGGAGAGGGTTCCCCTCCCAGGGATACAGGACAGGGAGAGTCCATGtgcttcctgcaggcaggaatggCAAGGAGCTCCTGGGCAGTGACAGCTATTCCAGGCTGGAACCTGAGCCCATAGACATCCAGTGCTGGGATGTTAAAACCCCAGGGCAGGTGCTGGCTTTGCAATGCTCCTGCTAATTTCATGGCAAGTACTTCACAAAGGTGTTTAAGGTGCAGCCTCCAGCCTGCCCAtagtgctgctggctgcccaCCCAAGTGCAAAGAAGGGGTTTATCCCCATGTGCCCCCTTTTGCTCATGGTGCGGTCCCATTCCCTTCAGCCTCCcatctgcagccccttcaggattgcagcagcagtgatttatcACCAGGAGATGGGTGTCCCAGGGCTCCAAATggggagctgagaggaagaggagggcagCACCTTTGCCCTACCATGGAGCCAGCATCAGCAGATGCTGTGTGCCATAGGGCAGTGCTTGGCAGAGCAGCATGGCACTGCTTTGGGATAGCacccagcaggcaggagggacCATTCGTCCACAGGATAACACACGAGCAGTTTCCATGAGCACCATCTCTGCACTCCCGCTCCTCACAGCCCTCAATGACATTGGCTGTAACAACTAAGAGGCTTTTTGGCGTTTCCTTCGATAAGGATTTTCCTTTCCTGATGGCTCAGCAGTGATGGAGGCCCCTGGCCCTGCTCAGGGATGCGGGCAGCACTTCTGCCTGGGGAGCTAGCGCGCAGCCTCCACCGTAGGGAAATTGCTAACCCCAGAAAACTGCTTCCCTAATTACAGTGTTGGAGCATGGAGCAAACCACATAAATGATTCACACAGCATTCCCAAGCTGAAAATGAGAGATTCCCAAACACTCCCGAGCCCTGCATGCTGTTATCAGGATGGAAATGCAGCAACTTTCATCATAAAGAGGCGAGAagggtggagggggggggggaaagcccCGCCGTTAAATGCATCTCTTCCCATCAAGAAGACCTGGGAGGTCTATTCCCTATAGCTCTTTACAGAAGGGTTGTTAAAGCTCCTTGGGGAATTCTTGGGCACTATAGAAATGCATCAGCTTGTTATTTCGGAGGGACAGGGATGAGCCTTGCCTGGCAAGCCGGGGATGAAAAGAAGGGGAGCAGACTCGGGGCCAGCAGAAAGGGGTGGCTGGTGATGGGGAAAGAGAGTTAAAAGTGTCCCATTGTTAGGGAAGTTTGCTCTGCTTCAGACCATCCCGCTCCCAGGGCCACTGTGCTGCCTTTTGAAGTGCAACCTTAGGCGGTTCCTTGTCACCCATTGGAGAGGGAGCTTTTTTACCACATTAAGTCATTGGGTAGCAAATGAATGGGGGGTTTTGACTATTCACAACTTCACCTTATAAATATCAGGGTTGGTGGCTCCTGCAGCTTCCCTCCACCCCGAAGCTCACcttgggaaggagcagagggaggcgGCCCTGCTCATTCGGGACCTGTGGTGCAGAGAGCTACGGACCAGAACAAGGGATCCAACCTTCTCCTTGTGACAGCCATGAAGAGAAGCACCTTCCTCATCCTCTCCATCGCAGGGCTCTTCGGTGCCATTCTCCACACAGCAGCATGGTAGGGTCCAGTTCAGTGCAAAGGGTGTTTTTTTAGGGATGCTCTTCTGGCTGTGGCAAGCGCAGTGattcatttcttctcttctctttcaggtCTGTGAATAACTTTCTGATGACAGGACCTAAGGTAATGAACACATGGACTGACAGGGATTTAAAGTACAGTGATTCTGGTTTGCAAATGGGAAATGGTGCTTTTCCAAGGAGCCGGAACTCCCAGAGAGTCTCAGCTCCAGGTCCTGCCGAGGATGAGGGAAAGGACCACAACCCGTTTGTGTTTGTTATCACTGATGAGGATGGTAACGTGTGGTGGATTCTAACCCCGCCGTCTCCCATGCCAGGCTTACCTGACCTACTCCAGCAGTGTGGCAGCCGGCGCGCACAGCGGGATGGAGGAGTGCAAGTTCCAGTTCGGATGGGAGCGCTGGAACTGCCCCGAGAGCGCCCTGCAGCTCTCCACACACAACCGGCTCCGCAGTGGTGAGTGCACCTTCACCTGCATCCTGGGATGCCCTTGGGGACAGGCTGGGATGTGCTCTGGAGGGAGCGGGTGCTGCCAGTTAAACTGATGGAGAAGGGCTTTGGTGTCCCAAGTGTGGTGGTGGTTTTCCCTCTGTCTCTATTAATGGGTATAACAAGTAGTGCTAACATTTTCTATGACTCCCAGGCTCTCTTTGGATCACTGTCAATGCTGGGTTAGAGCTTAGtcctccctgcagtgctgctccatGGGCTTGCTCCTGCCACTCAGTGCATGGCATCCCAGGAGTGCAATGCTAGAGGCACCTGAGCTTGCAATGGGGAAAAGCCCAGGAGAGAAACCAGGGCATGCACTGCTAAACTGTCTTCATAAGAAACTCGTGGATATATCTCAATGCTTTCTACTTCAACCAgcagaaatctcttttttttcccccaaagcaGCATCTCTAAATGCCTTAGAAAAGCCAAAAGAGAAGCTAGTTGGATTAGATGTGTGGGTGCAGACGGCGGTTAGCACAGGTTCAACGACCCGGTGAAACAAGATCAGGGATGATTTTCCCCAGCAGGCAAGATCAAAGCACAGATGTGCTCCCTCTGAGCAGGAAAGGATAGAGGAGAACTGAGTGAGGGAAGGGAGTGATAACTGACCTTGGCCAGAGAGGGGCTGGTGCATTGCCTTAGGGTCCTCCTCCATCCCATGCATGGACACCTGCATGATACTGTGCCAGATTACTGCAACCCTCGATGCTGAAGCCTGAAGACTCCACAAGTATTCAATTTCTGTAGCACATTCATTACGTTTTGCACAAACCTGTGGgtattttccttcctgcacctctgcagcacagatCCTCATCCCCAATAGACCGGGACCAATATCTCTATGTGTGCATGGGACAGCTTTTTGTTCCTCTCTCCTTCAGCTACCAGGGAAACATCCTTTGTGCACGCCATCAGCTCGGCTGGTGTCATGTACACCCTCACCAGGAACTGCAGCATGGGGGACTTTGAGAGCTGCGGCTGTGATGACTCCAGGAACGGACGCGTCGGTGAGCTGCGGCCTGAGGATGGGCTGACACCTCCTCTCCATCTGGATACCAGGGCAGGATTGGGCCCGGTCGGATGGTTCTGTGCTCAGTGTGCCTCTGTCTTGCAGGTGGCCGAGGCTGGGTCTGGGGAGGATGCAGCGACAACGTGGAGTTTGGGGAGAGGATTTCCAAGCTCTTTGTGGATGCTCTGGAAACAGGACACGATACCCGGGCGCTGATTAACCTGCACAACAATGAAGTCGGGAGGCTTGTAAGTCAAATGGATTGTAATACTAATATAGACATTATGGAATACTAGTAAATACTAATACATACATTATGGAATACTATTAAATACTAATACATACATTATTCCATGTctgtattgaaaaaaaacctgaaactcTGTGGCTGTTCAGGTCCCTGTCTGCAGCCCTCTGTGACAATTTAGGCCCTGTAGCATTTAATGGATTGAAAACCACAGCCAGAATCTGACCCTAAACCTGAATTAAGGAACTGCATCAAGAGTTGTCCCcacttccagctgctgcagctttgtgTAATGCAGTTAACTACCAGCACACAGCACTTCTTCAGAAGCACATGGGGTTTGTACTTGTCTGGTctgtaaaacaaagcaagaacCACCTCACCCACTTGCAATATGCATTTCCAAGCTGTTTGGTCGGGAAAGCCGGGTGGGAGCTGGCCCTGCTCACTGCCAGATTCACCCCCACACCCTGGGCCAGGCTCTCAGCATCTTGCCAAACCTCCTTGTCTGTAAAAACAAGGACGGCAACACTTAACATACCTATCGGATAGGGTGTGTCGAGGCTTAATCTCACCTAGATACCAGCGATTGGGACCTTATAAATACCAGAGAGAGATAGGTAGATAATATCTGTGAAGTGCTTGGCCTGGAGGAGATGCAGAGAGCTTGGGTATGATTATTCCAAAGCAGTTTCACACGTTTTGAATGAAACTGCTGTAAGGGCTGATGCTGCAATGAGCGAGGTGAGCGGCGTGAGAAGGGCATGACCTGGCTTCTTGCTTGGCCAGGAGAAACAGctcctgcaagggctggagaCAAAGGTTTGTGCCCGTTTACCTCTGTCCTTTACATCAGTGAAGAGGGACAGATGTTTTCCAGGAGCATCAGCTCACGTCTTGGAAGGACCTGAAGTGATGCTGAGCACAAGCCACTTTTGTCTTGTTGCCATCTCAATTAGAAGTGCTGTGATTTCAGGATTGAAACAATGATGCTCTGCTGCCTGTAACTCCTCCACCTTTTCCATTAAGGCCGTGAAAGCCACGATGAGGCGAACCTGCAAGTGCCACGGCGTGTCCgggagctgcagcatccagaCCTGCTGGCTCCAGCTTGCCGAGTTCCGTGAGATTGGGAACTACCTGAAGATAAAATACGACCAAGCCCACAAGCTGGAGATGGACAAGAGGCGGATGAGAGCCGGCAACAGCGCCGACAGCCGCGGGGCCACGGCAGAGACCTTCCACCACGTCCATGCCACGGAGCTGGTCTTCCTGGAGGACTCTCCCGACTACTGCACCAGGAACGCCAGCCTGGGCCACCACGGCACCGAGGGCCGCGAGTGCCTGCAGACGGGCAAGAACCTCTCGCAATGGGAGAGGAAGAGCTGCCGGCGGCTGTGCACTGAGTGCGGTCTGAGGGTCGAGGAGAGGAGGACCGAGGTGGTGGCCAGTTGCAACTGCAAGTTCCACTGGTGCTGCACGGTACGGTGCGAGCAGTGCCGGCAGCTGGTGGCCAAGCACTTCTGCACCCGGCGCGACACCGCTGCACCCAACCATGTCAAGCAGAGGAACAAGGGTCATAAGAGATAAAGGGTTAGATGTGGGGCCTAAGGAGGACACGATGGTGTCCCCATGCTTGGCAGCCACTGGTggagctggggtgggagggagcaTCCCCAGGGTCCAGAGGGACCTGCTGAGGAGGGATGCTGTGAGATTAGGAAGCACAAAGCGCGGGCGCTGAGGGACCACAGTCCTCCTTGCTTCCATGGTGGGTCTTCAGTGTTTACTAGTAGTAAATGTTTACTAATAGTACTTCTTTCTTGTTGGGAGTCACTTTATCAGTGTATTGGACAGAGGGAAGAGTTCACTTTTTAGATAGGATCAACCCTTTGTGCCACTGACAGTGGTTCCACCATGGCCAGTGGTGGGGCTCCAGCTGTGGCCAGAAGTGGGTACCACAGCTGTTATTATACCCCAGCCCTTGATGCACAgtggctgctcagcagcattccTAGCGGGAAACTCATGCACTTTCTGATGTGAGGAGGtgactgcagcctgtggagggcTTTGCTAAGTTGACAGTCAATGTTTACAGATTCCTTCCCCTCTTATGTTTTGTTATTTGGGTACCAGAACCCTGCCTCAACAGACAGTAGCTTCATGTGTTTGTACTGGATGAAATTGAGCAGTTTGTAATTCCTATactgttggtttgggtttggttttaactgTAAGAATTCAGAATTCTTCATGCCCGATGTTGTTGTTAATAAGTTGTGTTATTGCTTAGCACAATCCCTTTTCTCTATGTATTTTGAAGGTATCCCTCAAGAGTTAGGTTTCTGCAATAAACATCACAATGGAAAGGactgtctttttcctttctggctTCCTGAGAGTATGAATTTAGGTGCCAAATTGTCCCTTTCTGTATAAAACCCCGCACTTCCAAGATTTCTCATCATTAACCCAAAAGCCACCGGGATTGATCTCTTAGACCTCGATAAACGTTGGCTCCAGCCCCCGGAGGGTTTGCTTTAACAGCTGTCACCCGCACATCCAACAAGCACTGCCCGGCTCCATCCCGCTTGGAAGCTCCCAATTCCTCCTTAATTTGCCTGGGCCTGACATCCCCCAGACAATGCCCAGCTTTGATGTGGAAACCATCGGCACTCAGGGCTGAATCCTCGGAGGCACGAGAGGAGCCTTTGAACTGGGGCAGGGGAGAGAGCTCGGGGACAGCTGTGAATGTGCCTGCAGGGTCCCTGCTGCTCGGGGTGCCGGGAGGGCAGGGCACAGACTGGCTGCTGCCGTCCCGAACGGGTCCTGCTCCTCTCTAGGTCTCCCCAGGGCTGTCCATCAAGCATGGATTGCGCCTGGGAATCACAGCACTGCCCTAGAGCTGCTGCATCACCTGCAGCCACAATGCAGGGGCAAAGGATGTTCTGCAGGGTTTGCTGTCCAgccaggggaggaggagaagacaCAAGTGAGAAACCTCACCGCAGCTTTGCCATTCTGTTGTGCCCCCACTACAAATACTTTGATGCTGTTTTATCCAGGTATCTCTATGGCTCCTAGTGTAAACACAGCCTTGACAGCATTGGAGTCACAGCAGGAAGCTCAAGGTGTCAAACACACAAGCTGCCAAGCACAAACTGACTTCCATGCATTTACTTCTGCAAAGAGTGGTTCCATTAAAGCTGGAAGAGCTGCACCCATGGCCATCCCACTGGAGGGGTTTTCCTGCTGCCTATCAACAGCTGTTAATGAAGTTTAAATAACAAATGTTCCAAGCAGAAAACCCAAGGTGTTTGCAGTGTTGCCGCGTTTGCAACCCATCAAAATTCAGGCTGAACTGGAACTGATAAAACCAGAATCCCTTCCCTGCATCCGGTGCCCTGGCTGGTTTGTCTGCACGGAACTAAACCAGGCTCCACTTTTGCAGTgcctgctgtggctgcccatggtgctgctgccccattcggttctcagcagcaccagcaccgtgCCTGGAAGTCCCCTAGAGCCACAGAATGAGGGTACACAGAGCACGGGGCAGCTGCTGCATTCAGAGGTTGTTTTACCAGGATAGCTCccaaacacacaaaccccaTCTTGCTGCACACCAGCAGCAGGGTTGACAGAGCTGCAAGGGTAAATCCCGGGAGATGAGGGTtcccatgagcagggatgctcagaaCATGCTGTGTGTCATCTCCCACCactctctgcagcatccttctaAAGTAACACTGCCACAGAGCACAAGAAGGGACAGGTTTGCACCATAGCATCAAACCAGCTCTGTCTCACACAGGCTCCATCCCAGG
This region includes:
- the WNT8A gene encoding protein Wnt-8a — translated: MGGFDYSQLHLINIRVGGSCSFPPPRSSPWEGAEGGGPAHSGPVVQRATDQNKGSNLLLVTAMKRSTFLILSIAGLFGAILHTAAWSVNNFLMTGPKAYLTYSSSVAAGAHSGMEECKFQFGWERWNCPESALQLSTHNRLRSATRETSFVHAISSAGVMYTLTRNCSMGDFESCGCDDSRNGRVGGRGWVWGGCSDNVEFGERISKLFVDALETGHDTRALINLHNNEVGRLAVKATMRRTCKCHGVSGSCSIQTCWLQLAEFREIGNYLKIKYDQAHKLEMDKRRMRAGNSADSRGATAETFHHVHATELVFLEDSPDYCTRNASLGHHGTEGRECLQTGKNLSQWERKSCRRLCTECGLRVEERRTEVVASCNCKFHWCCTVRCEQCRQLVAKHFCTRRDTAAPNHVKQRNKGHKR